A stretch of Amycolatopsis balhimycina FH 1894 DNA encodes these proteins:
- a CDS encoding DUF2255 family protein, translated as MTDWTDQELDRIGTAEELEITTRRGDGSLRTWVPIWSVRVGDSLYVRSYRGTEGGWYRHAAGQGIARVRATGVERDVTVEPTGEDTPAIDDAYRGKYARYAGSHLPPMLSDRASATTLRLRPRD; from the coding sequence ATGACCGACTGGACCGACCAGGAACTGGACCGCATCGGCACTGCCGAAGAGCTGGAGATCACCACCCGCCGCGGCGACGGGTCGCTGCGCACGTGGGTGCCGATCTGGAGCGTGCGAGTCGGCGACAGCCTGTACGTGCGCTCCTACCGCGGCACTGAGGGCGGCTGGTACCGGCATGCGGCCGGCCAGGGCATCGCTCGTGTCCGCGCGACCGGCGTCGAACGCGACGTCACCGTCGAGCCCACCGGCGAAGACACGCCCGCGATCGACGACGCCTACCGCGGCAAGTACGCCCGCTACGCCGGCAGCCACCTGCCCCCGATGCTGTCCGACCGAGCCTCGGCCACCACGCTGCGGCTGCGGCCCCGCGACTGA
- a CDS encoding carboxymuconolactone decarboxylase family protein, with translation MTNNEPSGAQKMFGGFAPALVTFTDDVLFGQVWPREQLSPKDRSLITVAALITGGNTEQLTYHLGLAKENGATEDELKEAITHLAFYAGWPKAMSAMAVAKQVFEGN, from the coding sequence ATGACGAACAACGAGCCGTCCGGCGCGCAGAAGATGTTCGGCGGTTTCGCGCCGGCACTGGTCACCTTCACCGACGACGTGCTGTTCGGGCAGGTTTGGCCCCGTGAGCAGCTCTCGCCGAAGGACCGCAGCCTGATCACGGTGGCTGCGCTGATCACCGGCGGCAACACCGAGCAGCTCACCTATCACCTCGGGCTGGCCAAAGAAAACGGCGCCACCGAGGACGAGCTGAAAGAGGCCATCACCCACCTGGCCTTCTACGCCGGCTGGCCCAAAGCCATGTCCGCGATGGCCGTGGCCAAGCAGGTCTTCGAAGGCAACTGA